One genomic segment of Anguilla anguilla isolate fAngAng1 chromosome 2, fAngAng1.pri, whole genome shotgun sequence includes these proteins:
- the zgc:175214 gene encoding RING finger protein 122, which translates to MHPFQWCNGCLCGLGLQSTEKSCKMTSENIYHLPLNAYVIVLGVGLFIFMLSMIFCCYLFRLRRQGTREQYGYNEVVLKGAGKKLSLLGQTCAVCLEEFRTRDELGVCPCSHAFHKKCLVKWLEIRSVCPMCNKPICRVQADAPQGAEGPQDPEEV; encoded by the exons GTTGCCTGTGTGGCCTGGGGTTGCAGAGTACAGAAAAGTCCTGCAAGATGACGTCGGAAAACATCTACCACCTTCCGCTCAACGCGTATGTCATCGTGCTGGGCGTCGGCCTCTTCATCTTTATGCTGAGCATGATATTTTGCTGCTACCTGTTCAG GTTAAGACGACAGGGGACAAGGGAGCAATACGGCTACAATGAG GTCGTGCTGAAAGGAGCGGGGAAGAAACTGAGTCTTCTTGGA CAGACCTGCGCGGTGTGCCTGGAGGAGTTTCGGACCAGAGACGAGCTCGGCGTGTGTCCGTGCTCTCACGCATTTCACAAGAA GTGCCTGGTGAAATGGCTGGAGATTCGGAGCGTGTGCCCCATGTGCAACAAGCCCATCTGCAGGGTGCAGGCCGACGCCCCCCAGGGTGCCGAGGGCCCCCAGGACCCCGAGGAGGTGTGA